From Enhydrobacter sp., the proteins below share one genomic window:
- a CDS encoding LLM class flavin-dependent oxidoreductase, with translation MKIGVLQFFSWPGRHGPLDDVYRRALERIEIMDRGGFDAVWLAEHHFTTFSVCPSVHMLGTLAAARTKRLRIGTAVSLAALYHPLRLAEEVALLDVLSNGRVNWGAGRGFAPSEFAAFGVPPSESAERFREAVDIVLKAWTAERLDFSGKHFAFEGIEVLPKPLQRPHPPVWMAATSESAIDWAASRGFSILMDPHASMTELGAKRRRYAERLTAAGFSDVGRDIPMARLVALAPTMGEAREVARRGARWLVDAYAGPQHQKALQTTRSYGGKDPVDHYVDDVILHGTPQAVIDRIAALEEEIGLNYLMCAPLSRESFRLLADQVVPRL, from the coding sequence ATGAAGATCGGCGTGCTCCAGTTCTTCAGCTGGCCCGGGCGGCATGGCCCTCTGGACGATGTCTACCGCAGGGCACTGGAGCGTATCGAGATCATGGACAGGGGCGGCTTCGATGCGGTCTGGCTGGCGGAGCATCATTTCACCACCTTCAGCGTCTGCCCGTCGGTGCACATGCTTGGCACGCTTGCCGCGGCGCGTACCAAGCGATTGCGCATCGGCACTGCCGTCTCGCTCGCCGCGCTCTACCACCCGCTGCGTCTGGCGGAGGAAGTGGCGCTGCTCGATGTCTTGTCGAACGGCCGCGTCAATTGGGGCGCGGGCCGAGGCTTCGCGCCCAGCGAGTTCGCGGCGTTCGGCGTGCCGCCGTCGGAGAGCGCGGAGCGCTTTCGCGAGGCCGTCGACATCGTCCTGAAGGCGTGGACGGCGGAGCGCCTCGATTTCAGCGGCAAGCATTTTGCCTTCGAAGGCATCGAGGTTCTGCCGAAACCGCTGCAACGGCCTCACCCACCCGTATGGATGGCGGCGACGTCCGAGTCCGCGATCGATTGGGCGGCAAGCCGCGGCTTTTCCATTCTGATGGATCCGCATGCCTCGATGACGGAGCTCGGCGCCAAGCGCCGGCGATATGCCGAGCGATTGACGGCGGCCGGCTTCTCGGATGTCGGGCGCGACATCCCGATGGCGCGGCTGGTCGCGCTGGCGCCGACGATGGGGGAGGCGCGCGAGGTGGCGCGGCGCGGCGCGCGGTGGCTCGTCGACGCCTATGCCGGCCCGCAGCACCAGAAGGCGCTGCAGACGACGCGCAGCTACGGCGGCAAGGATCCCGTCGACCACTACGTCGACGACGTCATTCTCCACGGCACGCCGCAGGCCGTGATCGATCGCATCGCCGCCCTCGAGGAAGAGATCGGTCTGAACTACCTGATGTGCGCGCCGCTCAGCCGGGAAAGCTTTCGCTTGCTCGCCGATCAAGTGGTGCCGCGGCTGTGA
- a CDS encoding efflux RND transporter periplasmic adaptor subunit gives MPVTVSEPLAKRVTQWDEYSGKFEAVAVVEVRARVSGFIDKQHFRDGQWVKAGDPLFTIDKRPYEIAVEQAAAEVARTKAQVELTETTVERGASLIKSRTITDQEYDQRRANLDIARAQLKAAEAGLRNAQLNLEWTEVTAPLTGRLSDRKVDPGNLIQGGQQGATLLATIVQMDPIHFVFDVSEADHLRYTRLAAAGGMPDGAVPVRIRLADESGWDRTGKVDFTDNALSARSGTLRTRAILDNKQGLLTPGLFARIQLFGGEYDALLIPDSAVIADQAGKIVFVIAEGGVVQARPLTLGPIVEGLRVVREGLAPTDKVVLDGLANPMVRPGAKVVPQKGDIAATGG, from the coding sequence ATGCCCGTCACCGTATCGGAACCACTCGCCAAACGGGTCACCCAGTGGGACGAGTACTCGGGCAAGTTCGAGGCGGTCGCCGTCGTCGAGGTGCGCGCCCGTGTTTCGGGCTTCATCGACAAGCAGCATTTCAGGGATGGTCAGTGGGTGAAGGCGGGTGACCCGCTGTTCACCATCGACAAGCGTCCGTATGAGATCGCCGTCGAGCAGGCGGCGGCCGAAGTGGCCCGCACGAAGGCGCAAGTCGAACTCACCGAAACAACGGTCGAGCGCGGCGCCTCGCTCATCAAGTCACGCACGATCACCGACCAGGAATACGACCAGCGCAGGGCCAATCTCGACATCGCGCGCGCCCAGCTCAAGGCGGCAGAGGCCGGCTTGCGCAATGCACAGCTCAACCTCGAATGGACGGAGGTGACGGCCCCCCTGACCGGTCGTCTGTCCGACCGCAAGGTCGATCCGGGCAACCTGATCCAGGGCGGCCAGCAGGGCGCGACGCTGCTCGCCACCATCGTGCAAATGGATCCCATCCACTTCGTGTTCGACGTTTCCGAGGCCGACCACCTGCGCTACACGCGCCTGGCGGCAGCGGGCGGCATGCCCGACGGCGCCGTCCCGGTGCGCATTCGCCTGGCCGATGAGTCCGGGTGGGATCGAACGGGCAAGGTCGACTTCACCGACAACGCACTGTCCGCACGCTCGGGAACGCTGCGCACGCGCGCCATCCTCGACAACAAGCAGGGTCTGCTGACGCCGGGCCTGTTCGCCCGCATCCAGCTCTTTGGCGGCGAGTACGACGCCCTGCTGATCCCCGATTCGGCCGTAATCGCCGACCAGGCGGGCAAGATCGTCTTCGTCATCGCCGAGGGCGGCGTCGTACAGGCGAGGCCCCTGACGTTGGGGCCGATCGTCGAAGGGCTGCGCGTGGTGCGCGAGGGCCTCGCCCCGACCGACAAGGTGGTGTTGGACGGGCTCGCCAATCCCATGGTCAGGCCCGGCGCCAAGGTGGTGCCGCAAAAGGGCGATATCGCCGCCACGGGCGGCTGA
- a CDS encoding diacylglycerol kinase family lipid kinase: protein MKPVVIVNPAANKGGAARRWPAIEAELRARVGPFEARFTAAPGHATELARAALAQGARRFVAVGGDGTANETLNGLLDPSGRLLAEDAVLCPVPAGTANELCRALDLLKPAQRAYDAAASTRVRAMDLMRVRCVGLDGRPVDRFGYLIVAIGSAATISHRTSRSRWLKKLGEIAYLLMTPVVTLGYQERDVTISIDDKAPERRRVFTALIGNTENGGGGMRLVPGARFDDGMLDMIEVGGVSAATVLLSILPKVYSGDHVRHPQVALSRGARRLAFDSEVETLVDLDGETVGRLPLEVSVLPQAFRVGIAST, encoded by the coding sequence GTGAAGCCCGTCGTCATCGTCAATCCGGCGGCGAACAAAGGGGGTGCGGCGCGGCGCTGGCCGGCCATCGAAGCGGAGCTTCGCGCGCGCGTCGGTCCGTTCGAGGCACGCTTCACTGCGGCGCCCGGCCATGCCACGGAACTCGCACGCGCCGCCCTGGCGCAGGGTGCGCGCCGGTTCGTGGCGGTGGGCGGCGACGGCACGGCGAACGAAACCCTGAACGGGCTGCTCGATCCGTCGGGCCGCCTGCTGGCGGAAGACGCGGTCCTGTGTCCCGTACCGGCCGGCACCGCCAACGAGCTCTGCCGGGCGCTGGACCTGTTGAAGCCGGCGCAGCGCGCCTACGATGCGGCGGCGAGCACGCGCGTGCGGGCCATGGACCTGATGCGCGTGCGATGTGTCGGGCTCGACGGCCGGCCGGTCGACCGCTTCGGCTATCTCATCGTCGCCATCGGCAGCGCCGCCACGATCAGCCATCGAACGTCGCGGTCACGCTGGCTGAAGAAGCTGGGGGAGATCGCCTATCTCCTGATGACGCCCGTCGTGACGCTGGGCTATCAGGAGCGCGATGTCACGATCTCCATCGACGACAAGGCGCCCGAACGGCGCCGCGTCTTCACCGCCTTGATCGGCAATACCGAGAACGGCGGCGGCGGCATGCGGCTGGTGCCCGGCGCCCGCTTCGACGACGGCATGCTCGACATGATCGAGGTCGGCGGCGTCTCGGCCGCGACGGTGCTGCTGTCGATCCTGCCCAAGGTCTATAGCGGCGATCATGTTCGCCATCCGCAGGTGGCGCTCAGTCGCGGTGCGCGCCGCCTCGCCTTCGACTCCGAGGTCGAGACGCTGGTCGATCTCGACGGCGAGACGGTCGGACGCCTGCCGCTCGAGGTTTCCGTCCTGCCGCAAGCCTTTCGAGTCGGGATCGCAAGCACATGA
- the purT gene encoding formate-dependent phosphoribosylglycinamide formyltransferase, with the protein MKKFGTPFKPSSVRLLMLGSGELGKEVVIEAMRLGLEVIACDRYANAPAMLVANRAHVFDMRDGAALRRVIEREKPHFIVPEIEAIATDTLVDLEKEGWTVIPTARAARLTMDRRGIRQLAAEKLKLPTSSYRFASSLAELEHGANAVGFPCFIKPTMSSSGHGQSVARKPADLARSWRHAMEGSRAATGMVIVEGAIKFDYEITQLTIRHARGFAYCEPIGHIQIDGDYRESWQPHPMSKKALRQARDIARKVVNELCGRKGRGIFGVELFVKGDRVWFSELSPRPHDTGLVTLASQNMSEMELHVRAILGLPIPEIACRPGASVPILAEGDLDDPTYVGVDKALAAPGTSVRLFGKPEVRGHRRMAVVTATGRTVKEARSKAQVAAKRIKVR; encoded by the coding sequence ATGAAGAAATTCGGCACTCCCTTCAAGCCGTCGTCCGTCAGGCTGCTGATGCTGGGCTCGGGCGAGCTCGGCAAGGAAGTCGTCATCGAGGCGATGAGGCTCGGCCTCGAGGTCATCGCCTGCGACCGCTACGCCAATGCGCCGGCCATGCTGGTCGCCAATCGCGCCCATGTCTTCGATATGCGCGACGGCGCGGCATTGCGACGGGTCATCGAGCGGGAGAAGCCGCATTTCATCGTGCCCGAGATCGAGGCGATCGCGACCGACACGCTGGTCGACCTCGAGAAGGAGGGATGGACCGTCATCCCGACCGCGCGGGCTGCGCGGCTGACGATGGACCGCCGCGGCATCCGCCAGCTGGCGGCCGAGAAGCTCAAACTGCCGACCTCGTCCTACCGCTTCGCCTCGAGCCTCGCGGAGCTGGAGCACGGGGCGAATGCCGTGGGCTTTCCCTGCTTCATCAAGCCCACCATGTCCTCGTCGGGCCACGGCCAGAGCGTGGCGCGCAAGCCTGCCGACCTCGCCCGGAGCTGGCGGCACGCCATGGAGGGCAGCCGGGCCGCGACCGGCATGGTGATCGTCGAGGGGGCGATCAAGTTCGACTACGAGATCACCCAGCTCACCATCCGGCACGCCAGGGGCTTCGCCTATTGCGAGCCGATCGGCCACATCCAGATCGACGGCGACTATCGCGAGAGCTGGCAACCCCATCCGATGTCGAAGAAGGCGCTCAGGCAGGCGCGCGACATCGCCCGCAAGGTGGTGAACGAGCTGTGCGGCCGCAAGGGTCGCGGCATCTTCGGCGTCGAGCTGTTCGTCAAGGGTGACCGGGTGTGGTTCTCCGAGCTGTCGCCCCGGCCGCACGACACGGGGCTCGTGACACTGGCGTCGCAGAACATGAGCGAGATGGAACTGCATGTGCGCGCCATCCTCGGCCTGCCGATCCCCGAGATCGCCTGCCGCCCGGGCGCCTCGGTACCCATCCTGGCGGAAGGCGATCTCGACGATCCGACCTACGTCGGCGTCGACAAGGCGCTGGCGGCTCCGGGGACGTCGGTGCGCCTCTTCGGCAAGCCCGAGGTGCGCGGCCATCGCCGCATGGCCGTGGTCACGGCGACGGGAC